The sequence TGTGTGATGAATGGTAAAAACCAAAGCACGGAGACCTTTCTCTTCTTGGCTGTAATTTTATCTTCACCTCATTTAGTTTGGAGGCCATTTTTTACTCCATGTGGTCTTGACCGCAAAATTACCCAAGACTACCCTCTTACTTTGTTGCCAAgagagtttcttttatttgctTGCAGCAATAATGTTTCATAGGAGTGTCAGGAGCTGGGCACTCTTGCTTTGAGAAAGGGCTCGTAGACTCATCAATTTGGGATTATGCCATGAGTTGTCCTTCTGGTTTTGTTCTCTAGTTTGGGTTGGCTCTCAAAGTTGTCTGCACATAATGAAGAAGACTCAATTGCtcattattttgtttcttttgctaAACCTCCATTTTTCCTCCTGGTCTCATATGTATGACTTAATGGAGCAAATATGAATTTAGCAATACCAAACCTTATAGCAAAGCGGCTgacttcccttttttttattttatatatatatatatatattttttatattattgtttGCAGGAGTAATGATTAGAACTTGATATCTTGAGCTTTGTTTTGGAAAACATGACCTTGTACAAAACACTCTCACCTTCTCCTTATTTGCATAGAGCATTTGTTATctaatcaatttttattttaatgaatcAGTAAATGGAATTGGTAAGGCCTCACCTCAATAGATTTTCTCTTGTTTGCTGGCAACAAGAACATAAAAATGCACAAGAGCATCCATAATATTTGGTAGTGATGAATGTCATCAATTGACTGTTGTTGGCGATGGGTAAATACCTAAGCTTCATTCTTGCGGGTTAAATACCCAATATTTGATTCATGGGTTTTTCTCCCAATATtttgtttgtgggttttgtaccCAAGATGGATTTATCATGAAATGGAAATTTATGGGGTTTTCTCCCAAAATGGATTTATCTTCTAAGTTTGCTCAACAGAGCGTTGAGGTTTTCTCGGCAGAGCGTTGAGGTTTGCTCGGCAGAGCATTGAGGTTTGCTTGACAAAGCGTTGAGGTTTGCTCTACAGAGCATTGAGATTTGCTCGGCAGAGCGTTATTGATTTGCGAGTTGCTACCCAACATGAATTGCCAtccatttgtttgatttgctGGTTCTATAAGCAAGCATGGAGGACTTCAAGAGATGAGTTTTGTTGCAGATGCAAAATGCATCTTTGATTGCTTTGAGCACGGTTGTGCTCCACTCTTCCCCAAGTCGTGCCGCttctccttttattttatttttttgtatctCACCGGCCTGCAGGCTGATCCTCCCTCCCCCTAGTTCTTTTCTTCTATAGTCGTGCTTTTGTGGGCTAGACGTAAGGGATCTCTTTTGTGAAGGATTCTTCATTTAATAGTCAGCTTCACCAAAACAGGAACTGCCAACCTCTTTTGAGAGTTTTCATTGGTTGGTCAAACTCCCCAATCTCCAGCCTTGTAATGCTATTTATTAGCTAGCTTTGGGACTGAGGATAAAATAAACTCCAATTTGAAAAGCCCAACAGCTTTCTTCCCACAATTTCTGAGAACATGATCCCTTACTTTTCTCTAAGaacaaaatcaaagccaatgctaactaatattaatattaaattatcattattttctttcaaatcttttaattaaatacaaacATAATTATGAGTGCTTCTATTTGTACCACATTTACTAATCACCTTGCTGACCAAGTCTCTAATATTGGTTGGCCCACTTCTATTAgatgagaaattatagaataatATAGTAATATGGCCACGTGATACATCTTGTACACATGTTATTACATAAGTGGACGACATAGTTTATTTTCCTCTATTTTAGGTAATAGTACTAATAAATatccacttatattataacacatgtGTAAGATATATACTGTACTACCGTACTATTCTATAATCACTCATATTAGAGAGGTGGTGAGTAAAATTAGTTTATAAAGATATTATTTACTAACTCAAATATCTGGCGGACGGGGCAGTTTATGGGCTTACAAATTGTAGTCTACACCCTATCCTTTTTACAACAGGCCAGCccataccccaaaaaatagGGCCGAGTTTGGGCCAGCCCATCAGGCTTGGGCCATTTTCACTGGCCTACTTCTAAGTGTTTTTCCAAATAATAATACGTGAAGCACCCAATCACCTTCCAAACAGGCCCCTCCTAGAGAACGTTCAGacaccagttatagaaacgcAAAGCATTTTGATATTGAAGGCAAAGAAGGAGGGTTTCTGGCAACCTCAAATTGTTAAAGGGTTTCACGGTAAACCATTCTGTTTATCTACACATAGAAACTGAAAGATGTTTCTGCAGAGAAatctctgttttctttccAGTTTTGCAATACTCTTGTTCCTCTCTCTTTAGTTCACTGTCTCTGCACTCTCTCTGTGTGTAGGTCCTCTAAATTCGGAGTACCAAAGATTGAGATAGAATGATGTTTGAAAAAGAGGTAACTTTGAAGTCCTTGATTCGCCAATTCGAACATGGGTTTAAGGCTCTTTCTCGTTCGAACTTGATTTCATCTTCTGGGTTTCACATATCTGTGGCTGGTCTTCTGGGTATTGCTGGTTTTGTTTTAGCTCTCAAAGACTCGAAATTGAGCAGGCTAAGCAGCTTAGACTGGCTGCCCAAGACTGACAATGGTTCTCCGAAGCTGCGCTTGGTACCTGGCTTGCAAAACCTTGGAAATAATTGTTTTCTTAATGTGATTTTACAGGTAACACTTGAGTATGTGGTTTCCCTTGGTTTTCTTGTAGCATGGTTGCCTTCTAAGAATACAGAGCAAAGGAGGGAAAGCAGAAAACAAATACTTCAGTTTGATTGCGTTTGCTGTCTTATAAACTGCTTGGAAATGGAAATCGGTTATATACACATACACACTCTACGTTAACACCATTGATCAGGTTAAATAATATGAGATTGATTGATCACACACACGCAAACACAGCCCCACTATCAGGTTAAATTATGTCTAGAAACATAAAAGAGAACATTATATGCATTCTTGCGCGTGTGCTGAAGTGTTTGTTGACTGATAAGGGTTTGAGTCGATGGAAATCGATCACACACACAGGGATTATGTTGTCAGACTCTTGATTTATACCTTTGATTAGGTTAAATACTGtctaaaaacataaaagagaAGATTATGTGCGTCTGTGTGTGTTTCTCATAgcaaattcaaaatgaatGCTGTTCTGTAGATTATAATGATTGTGTGATTTATTGttggttcttttttctccCTTGAAAATTTCTCAGGCTCTGGCTAGCTGTTCATACTTTCAACCCTTTCTTCAAAAGGTTTTAGAGGAATATGAGTTCTCAGCAGTTGAGGATGAGGTTTCTGGCTTTCCTCTTGCAATAGCATTGGCTGCTTTATTAGAAGGTTAGCTTCAAAATTATTAGAATcacttgaattttgtttgaGTGGAAATGTAAATGCCTTTTGGTATACTACTTTGTTTAGTAAGACATAAAATGACGTCATATATCATCATGTCttaaaaatttaataactTTCTGGCTTTTCTATGAGGTGTACCATATTAATTTTATAGTATTTCTGTAGATTTACGTGTAGTTGGTGGAGGAAGAGTTGTATTAAGTCCACGAAGAGTCATGCTTGCAATGGCACATTATATTCAGAATTTTGATCTAACAAGCCAGCAGGTGCTATTTTGCCTTCTATGCACAACTTGagcaaattaaaattgaatgtCTAATACATAATGCTTTTGCACGTAGGATGCAGCAGAAgcatttcttcatcttctgtCCTCTTTAAGAGAAGAATTTTCAGATTGTTATCTTCCAAATCAATGTTCTTTAGTAGAAGTATTTGCTTCTAATTGTAGGATTATTACTCCAAAGAGAATGGAGAACCAGAGTGAACAGGCAAGATGGCAACAACACTACCTTGGACCATTTGATGGAATTCTGGGTAGCATCCTAACATGTCAAAGTTGTTCATCGCAGGTTCACATGACTTTTTAAAGGAACTTCATATTATGAAACACTTATTTGAGTTATACTTAATCTCATGTTCGCACATATGCACAGTTTATTATTTGTAACTCTGGCGTTGGTAGGTTTGCTACTGTTTCTGTTTCCAAAATCCACTCCTTTGAACTTGAGCAAATTTCACATGCCTAAGTTTCCTTAAATTGTTTCGAATTTTGCATCTTTCAGTCTTGGTCATCCTAGTAGGCTGTCTTCTTGTGTTTTAGGTGCGAAATGTTAACAAATGAAGTTATTTGTTCACAATATACCACTTTCACTTGCCACTGTTCAAATCTTCAGCCAtgatttatctttttatttaagGCATCATTAAATTTTGTATCTTTCAGATCTCACCTCTTTTATTTTGCAGATATCATTGAATTTGGAATCTTTTCATAGTTTGCCTCTTTCGCCAGTTCTTGATGGTGGTGAGACAATTGTATGTGAACTGAAGTTTTCACTCTTTGATATTGTGTATGTTTGAGCCTATCACTTAACTTCTGTTCTTATGATTGTTCTCTTCTAAAACTAAATGTCACCTTTTtacaattctttttcttcttaatctaatttatttctatttaGATGGTTGGATGTAACTTGGAGGATTGCCTGAAGCAGTTTACTATTGCTGAAAGAGTTGAGAATTACCATTGTAACCATTGTTGGCATATTGCTGCGGTCAAGTATTTATTTGCTAGAGGAGTAAATGAGGTAATTTTATAGTCTTTATCCCCAATAAGAATATGCATGCAACTCAATAGCCTTATTTACCATATGATGAATGCAGCAGTATTATGGTTTTTGTTACTCCTTTAtctttgtttcctttccttctccttttgttttcgTCTTTgttgtaaaaaagaaagaaagtctTCTTACCCATTATGTAAGGAAATGATGATACTCAAGCACCATCAGATCCTAGATTTCTAAAGGTTTAATAGAGGGAAGCCTGATAGGATAGTTAGAAACTTGTGGCACCTCAAATTATTTTGAACCAGGTTGGTTGCTGCATGCAGACATAGTGGTCTGTGCCTTTTATATAATACACTATAGTTGACTCTTACTCGTTCCTAAACATGCTTTTAGAATTTCCAGAATACACTAGTAACAGCctcttttgatattttttaagtAACATTTTAGTATTCCAACACCCTACTTCTTACAttataaaaaactaaaaacattTCTTCACAATTTATTACATTGCATAAATGCTTTGCATCCCCGGGACACTTAAGTAACATCTTTCATGCTTAGATGTGTGACCAGACTGCTCTTTTAGGGACAAtgctagtttttttttttaatttatccTATTTTACCTTATGCTAGCCTTAGTCTGGCTCTTGAGGTTCTTATCCCTTTCTTTCAGAGCTATTGACTGCTATAAATACTTAATTGTTGCTCGTGTGTGCTTGTTTTGCAGGCAGATATTGAAAAGATTAAGAGATGCACTGAGCAAGATTCCTGTGACTGTCGAAGACTTTTTCATCTAGATAAGCTACCGTGGTCAAATAAATTTTCATGTACTCTCAAGCAAATAAGTGTTGCTCGTTGCCcaaaggtttgtttttttgttgttttattattttcataagCTGTGAGGTACTTTCCAGGTGTCAACACTGATGAACAGTTCTTGTTCGCAAGAAAGATAAATTGGAATTGGGAACTGGTTTGCATGACATGGTAGTCATCTTGAAGACTTGGTTTTATTTGATCTATTATGTGGAATCCTTGCTgtgcacaaaacaaaaaatgtatAATAGCCATAATGAGAATAACTCAGCTGCTTCATccaatatatcttttttggttgagGCATCATCTAAAAGATTGAATAAGGAAATTAGGCATGACATGGGTATCCAAAAAGCTGTTGGAATCAGCTTATTAtggttaaaagaaaaaggaaggaaaattCTGTAGGAAGAGATGTAGATATTTCCATAAGACAAAAGAAGCCCAATCTAACAAACAAATTATGGTCAATGTGTTTATTATCGTTCATTTTGCTGAAGCTACTGTAAATGTAACTGTCAAATATGCATGAACCCAAAGTGGATTGACTTGGCATGTTTGGTTCTTGGGGTTTAGTAACAGGATCCAACATTccgttatatttttttcttttccttattgtCTTCATTTGCCTTgtagaaaaaaggaaaaacaatgtaaaagaaaaacaaggaattttcatttcactttGTGACCCCACATCAAAGAGAGACTGGAATATTTATTGATAATTATGAAATTTTCTGATATCACGTGTCATCAGGTTTAAACATCAAAAATTTAATATCATGGGTCATCATGTTTAAATATCTGATGAAAGtagattatttttatatcaacaGAAGCTTCAAAATTATACAAAAGATACAATGCGTAGGGTGGGTTTAATTATGTTGGTAAAGCTAAGCCTGAATTGGGAATTGAACCACATGGTTATGTGAAACTATGAATGAGAAGATTAGAGGAAAGCTAAAAACTTGACCAGAACAACCCAAACTAGTTTATTTGATCTCGTTACCTATGACTTAAATCAGTAACATAACCCTTTTTGCAAAAAAGATACAGGTTTCTTGGAATTTCTTTCATAATTCAGCTACTACGCTCTAGTTGTTTTCTCACTTTCTGTATTCTGTATTTTATTGAGGTATCCTGacatcttccttttcctctaaAGACCGTAGTTATGTACTTCAATCTCTAAGAATATCCATTGGTCTGTTTGTGTCCTTGCAGATTCTGTGCATTCATCTTAAACGTGTTTCAATCAATGTATTTGGAGAACTTGTAAAACTTCAGGTATTTTAAACTTTCTTGCTGTACTTTATTTGATCCATGAGAACGTATGTACGCCAATGCATACAGCATTTGAAATAATTGGACGCATGTCACCAATTTCTGTTCTCAGATTAAAATATATGTACGCCAATGTGTCATtgccttcctttttttcccctctaCCTTCTTGCTTATGTTACCTGATAACAAATATTCCTTGCTTGGGAATATGGTTTGAAAGATGTCATAGTAGTGGGCTGCTGTACTGGTGATTGTAGGGCTGTATTTCTTTTCCATTGGTTTTGGACCTTTCACAGTTCACAACAAGTGGGTCAGAAATAAACAGTTGGGAAGACAACATGAGAAGAGGGCAAGCTCAGGGACAAAGTAGAAACCCAAGCACTCGTTCCAATCAGTTCACTATGCAGTATGATCAGAGAAAGCATAATAATGTCTATGGATTAACGAGAGGAGGAATATCAGAAGAATTAGCTTCAGATATATCTCGATTCGCTGCAAATGCACAAGATTTACCAGGAGAATCCAGCTTTCCCCAAACTGCAGGGTTTTCAAAAACCATGCACTCAGGAGGAGATCAGGTAGTTTAAGTATGCTGTTATCCTTTTATATGGTTTGATTTTAGAGTAATCCGGCTTTTGCTTTTCCTCATAAAAGAGCAAGTTTTGCATCTAAACCctgtatttgtttttcacttacaaaaatatattatatattttttgttgtgtttgatGAATAACAAACTTTTAGGTTGAATATTAACGTTTGTGTACTTAGTGCAGTGGTCTAAGAGTTGCGAAGATCCTTGTTTGTACCAtcttgttgctgttgttgaGCATTTTGGAAGAGCTGGAAGTGGGCATTACACTGTTTACAGAAGCGTGAGAGCTGATTTATGCGAGGAAGAATCTGATGATCAGTTTGAGGCTGCTGCTCCATGCTGGTTTTCTATTTCAGATTCAGAAGTGTGTCGTGTTTCAAAGGAAGCTGTTCTTGCTGCAGAAGCTAGCTTGCTCttctatgaaaaaaatgaaggctGAAGAATGCACCTGCAGAAAATTGGTTATAATGTGTGGGATTCCAGTTTACTCCAGAAAGCTCAAATGCTGATACGTGAAATGCAATTCAAGAAAAAAGGCTGTTTAAGATAGCCAGGGTGATGCCCATAGGCTTCTGCAACTTGAGAGACCTAGAAATGTCCGCGTAGCAAGGCTAGTTTGACTACACAACCtccatttttgaaattttcacaaaaggaaaacttGGAATGTGTACACTACTTCGCACGCAAATTCAACTTCAACAGTAGAATTCTTATCTAGAAAccgaaaattaaaaaacgaaaaacaatAATGGAGTTGAGAAAAATCACATTTACATGTGACATCTTGTATTTTAGTCGAGTTATA comes from Prunus dulcis chromosome 6, ALMONDv2, whole genome shotgun sequence and encodes:
- the LOC117631411 gene encoding ubiquitin carboxyl-terminal hydrolase 27 isoform X1, coding for MMFEKEVTLKSLIRQFEHGFKALSRSNLISSSGFHISVAGLLGIAGFVLALKDSKLSRLSSLDWLPKTDNGSPKLRLVPGLQNLGNNCFLNVILQALASCSYFQPFLQKVLEEYEFSAVEDEVSGFPLAIALAALLEDLRVVGGGRVVLSPRRVMLAMAHYIQNFDLTSQQDAAEAFLHLLSSLREEFSDCYLPNQCSLVEVFASNCRIITPKRMENQSEQARWQQHYLGPFDGILGSILTCQSCSSQISLNLESFHSLPLSPVLDGGETIMVGCNLEDCLKQFTIAERVENYHCNHCWHIAAVKYLFARGVNEADIEKIKRCTEQDSCDCRRLFHLDKLPWSNKFSCTLKQISVARCPKILCIHLKRVSINVFGELVKLQGCISFPLVLDLSQFTTSGSEINSWEDNMRRGQAQGQSRNPSTRSNQFTMQYDQRKHNNVYGLTRGGISEELASDISRFAANAQDLPGESSFPQTAGFSKTMHSGGDQWSKSCEDPCLYHLVAVVEHFGRAGSGHYTVYRSVRADLCEEESDDQFEAAAPCWFSISDSEVCRVSKEAVLAAEASLLFYEKNEG
- the LOC117631411 gene encoding ubiquitin carboxyl-terminal hydrolase 27 isoform X2 → MMFEKEVTLKSLIRQFEHGFKALSRSNLISSSGFHISVAGLLGIAGFVLALKDSKLSRLSSLDWLPKTDNGSPKLRLVPGLQNLGNNCFLNVILQALASCSYFQPFLQKVLEEYEFSAVEDEVSGFPLAIALAALLEDLRVVGGGRVVLSPRRVMLAMAHYIQNFDLTSQQISLNLESFHSLPLSPVLDGGETIMVGCNLEDCLKQFTIAERVENYHCNHCWHIAAVKYLFARGVNEADIEKIKRCTEQDSCDCRRLFHLDKLPWSNKFSCTLKQISVARCPKILCIHLKRVSINVFGELVKLQGCISFPLVLDLSQFTTSGSEINSWEDNMRRGQAQGQSRNPSTRSNQFTMQYDQRKHNNVYGLTRGGISEELASDISRFAANAQDLPGESSFPQTAGFSKTMHSGGDQWSKSCEDPCLYHLVAVVEHFGRAGSGHYTVYRSVRADLCEEESDDQFEAAAPCWFSISDSEVCRVSKEAVLAAEASLLFYEKNEG